The following proteins are co-located in the Granulicella pectinivorans genome:
- a CDS encoding undecaprenyl-diphosphate phosphatase: MPILQVILLAIVQGLAELLPVSSSAHVVVAEKLLGLDPTTPQMTLLLVMLHTGTMFAVIAYFWKQWKSAYFASADAFKSFAVKLIAATALTGIIGYPLKKIIEKIAFPGAPKAEIEELFGRLDIIAPALLAAGILILIAGLREKKQLEAEHTGDAILTTPQALWMGAIQGVCLPFRGFSRSGATISTGMLAGALKEKAERFSFALAVVLTPPVVFVEAHRLLKATKEAAALGTPIDLHATLMTSLLGAVFAFLAGLVALKWLSSWLESGRWYLFGIYCILASGVVFFLHTKGF, from the coding sequence ATGCCGATCCTTCAAGTCATCCTCCTGGCCATTGTGCAGGGCCTCGCCGAGCTTCTTCCCGTCTCCAGCTCCGCCCACGTCGTCGTAGCCGAAAAGCTCCTGGGCCTCGACCCCACGACCCCGCAGATGACGCTTCTGCTCGTCATGCTCCACACCGGCACCATGTTCGCCGTCATCGCCTACTTCTGGAAGCAGTGGAAGAGCGCCTACTTCGCCTCCGCCGACGCCTTCAAGTCCTTTGCCGTCAAGCTGATCGCAGCAACCGCCCTCACCGGCATCATCGGCTACCCCCTCAAGAAGATCATCGAAAAGATTGCCTTCCCCGGAGCCCCCAAGGCGGAGATCGAAGAGCTCTTCGGCCGCCTCGACATCATCGCCCCCGCCCTCCTCGCCGCCGGCATCCTCATCCTCATCGCCGGTCTCCGCGAAAAGAAGCAGCTCGAAGCCGAGCACACAGGCGATGCCATCCTCACCACCCCGCAGGCCCTCTGGATGGGTGCCATCCAGGGCGTCTGCCTCCCCTTTCGCGGCTTCTCCCGCTCCGGCGCGACCATCTCCACCGGCATGCTCGCCGGCGCTCTGAAGGAGAAAGCCGAGCGCTTCTCCTTCGCCCTCGCCGTCGTCCTCACCCCTCCGGTCGTCTTCGTCGAGGCCCACCGCCTCCTCAAGGCCACCAAGGAAGCCGCCGCTCTCGGCACCCCCATCGACCTCCACGCCACGCTCATGACCAGCCTCCTCGGTGCGGTCTTCGCATTCCTCGCCGGCCTGGTTGCGCTGAAGTGGCTTTCAAGCTGGCTCGAATCCGGCCGCTGGTACCTCTTCGGCATCTACTGCATCCTGGCCTCGGGCGTCGTCTTCTTCCTCCACACCAAGGGCTTCTAG
- a CDS encoding DoxX family protein — translation MARILFGVLFVLAGMLHFVKPGMYVKIMPPMVPAPWMMVYLSGVAEILGGVGVLVPVTRQAAAWGLVALLVCVWPANFYMAMRPELFPGIPVWALWVRVPMQMPMIWWAWMYTRG, via the coding sequence ATGGCGCGGATTCTGTTCGGGGTGCTGTTTGTTCTGGCGGGCATGCTTCACTTCGTGAAGCCCGGGATGTACGTGAAGATCATGCCGCCGATGGTGCCGGCTCCGTGGATGATGGTGTACCTCAGCGGTGTGGCGGAGATTCTGGGTGGCGTCGGGGTGCTGGTTCCGGTTACGCGGCAGGCGGCGGCCTGGGGGCTGGTGGCGCTGCTGGTTTGTGTGTGGCCGGCAAATTTCTACATGGCGATGAGGCCGGAGCTATTTCCCGGAATTCCGGTTTGGGCTCTTTGGGTGAGGGTGCCGATGCAGATGCCGATGATCTGGTGGGCCTGGATGTATACGCGAGGGTGA
- a CDS encoding PA2169 family four-helix-bundle protein → MKEVIDVLHDGQLGFAHIGEHVKDEQLKRYFLAESLKRASFRGELENELHRDGVHDIKSEGTVSGTLHRTWGDLKAKLGFSDHQLLETAEQGEDAAKKVYADALSQDLPLPVRQLLTEQQSHILTSHDYVKSHRDALVAK, encoded by the coding sequence TTGAAGGAAGTCATCGACGTGTTGCACGATGGCCAGTTGGGTTTCGCGCACATCGGTGAGCATGTGAAGGATGAGCAGTTGAAGCGATACTTCCTGGCTGAGAGCCTGAAGCGCGCGAGCTTTCGCGGTGAGTTGGAAAATGAGCTCCATCGCGATGGCGTGCATGACATCAAGAGTGAAGGCACCGTCAGCGGCACGCTGCACCGGACCTGGGGCGATCTGAAGGCGAAGCTTGGTTTCAGCGACCACCAGCTTCTGGAGACGGCGGAGCAGGGCGAGGATGCGGCGAAGAAGGTGTACGCCGATGCGCTCTCGCAGGATCTTCCGCTGCCGGTTCGGCAGTTGCTGACCGAGCAGCAGAGTCATATCCTGACGTCTCACGATTATGTGAAGTCGCACCGGGATGCTCTGGTCGCGAAGTAA
- a CDS encoding DNA translocase FtsK, giving the protein MKTLRLDSTPTRNRRLNEILGLIVLVAAMLFLLALVSYTPSDPSFNTAGGYASAAATGSARPAHNWAGLFGAYLSDACLQIIGVAVFLLPVLMMRLGICWMRSKPAGSPLAKNVGLALWVFFAPVAIALIPHHLLWRHALPLEGLTGRILADGMVHFLNLPGTAIVTTLMVAVSLYLATTFTFSTARQWLFTHFSFIEGLRERYEAWRQHKSSRQALDAELNGFESKREVAARKLREQNLRDYPDGLPSDKEVPTASLQVAPEPTTLLGGLFGWWKRRKRKSEEPVPAESDQPYQPEPVSLFQQMRRTNVDAPPVTALGTAAAAAAPYAEALFAAAAPLPRPEPADFPETFHEGGRDVFAAKPTTREPSPREPEDDDFFANARPLPLAGMAPLPTPPAAPRATAAAGPTLLPKRAPAPAPLPPPPAAAPQSISFGRRADADIKSVAITPKSIRGYKLPPSSLLYRSEEQAIVREEELRDEARVLVEKCAEFGVDGTVTQINPGPVVTTFEFRPDAGVKYARVTGLADDLCLAMAAESILIERMAGKSTVGIQIPNHNRETIWLRDVVECESFAQSKSKLAIALGKDINGAIVTADLAAMPHVLIAGSTGSGKSVAINAMIMSVLYKSTPEQVRMILVDPKRVELGMYEGIPHLFTPIITEAKLAANALRNAVREMERRLKLLAANHVRNIDQFNKLFASGSEYLFEDVNQEPLPYIMIVIDELADLMMLDRSNVEESITRLAQMARAVGIHLVLATQRPSVDVITGLIKANVPTRMSFRLATKVDSRTIIDSNGAESLLGRGDMLFLPPGTSRLQRVHAPFVTEKEIAAVTEFWRAQGEAEYVEGFLEGPKDEKGDHDGSEPSADDNDPMYDDAVRLVFEFSKASTSLLQRRLRIGYGRAAHLIDLMERDGLVGPADGSKPREILKSGNWISEVESALR; this is encoded by the coding sequence ATGAAGACACTCCGGCTCGACTCGACGCCAACCCGAAATCGTCGCCTTAACGAGATCCTCGGCCTCATCGTCCTGGTCGCGGCCATGCTCTTCCTCCTCGCATTGGTGAGCTACACCCCCTCCGACCCCTCCTTCAACACCGCCGGCGGATACGCGAGCGCCGCGGCAACGGGATCAGCCCGTCCTGCGCACAACTGGGCCGGGCTCTTCGGAGCCTACCTCTCCGACGCCTGCCTCCAGATCATCGGAGTCGCCGTCTTCCTCCTGCCGGTCCTGATGATGCGCCTCGGCATCTGCTGGATGCGTTCGAAGCCCGCGGGCTCTCCGCTCGCCAAGAACGTCGGCCTCGCCCTTTGGGTCTTCTTCGCTCCCGTCGCGATCGCCCTGATTCCCCACCATCTGCTCTGGCGTCATGCGCTTCCCCTTGAAGGCCTCACTGGACGCATCCTCGCCGACGGCATGGTCCACTTCCTCAACCTGCCCGGCACCGCCATCGTCACCACCCTCATGGTCGCGGTCTCGCTCTACCTCGCAACGACCTTTACCTTCTCCACTGCGCGGCAGTGGCTCTTCACCCACTTCTCCTTTATCGAAGGCCTGCGCGAGCGCTACGAAGCATGGCGTCAGCACAAGTCCAGCCGCCAGGCCCTCGACGCCGAGCTGAACGGCTTCGAGAGCAAGCGCGAAGTCGCCGCCCGCAAGCTCCGCGAGCAGAACCTCCGCGACTATCCGGACGGCCTGCCCTCCGACAAAGAGGTCCCCACCGCATCCCTTCAGGTTGCGCCTGAGCCGACCACCCTCCTCGGCGGTCTCTTTGGCTGGTGGAAGCGCCGCAAACGCAAGAGCGAAGAGCCCGTCCCCGCCGAAAGCGACCAGCCCTACCAGCCCGAGCCCGTCTCGCTCTTCCAGCAGATGCGCCGCACCAACGTGGACGCTCCGCCCGTCACCGCCCTCGGCACCGCCGCAGCCGCTGCCGCGCCGTATGCCGAAGCCCTCTTCGCCGCCGCCGCACCCCTTCCGCGCCCCGAGCCGGCCGACTTCCCCGAGACCTTTCACGAGGGTGGACGCGACGTCTTTGCAGCAAAGCCCACAACGCGCGAACCCTCTCCGCGCGAACCCGAGGACGACGACTTCTTCGCCAACGCCCGCCCTCTGCCCCTGGCCGGCATGGCTCCCCTACCCACGCCACCCGCCGCACCGCGCGCCACCGCGGCCGCCGGCCCGACGCTCCTGCCAAAGCGCGCTCCCGCCCCTGCTCCTCTACCGCCCCCGCCAGCCGCCGCCCCCCAGAGCATCTCCTTTGGCCGCCGCGCCGACGCCGACATCAAGTCCGTCGCCATCACACCCAAGTCCATTCGCGGCTACAAGCTGCCGCCGTCGTCCCTGCTCTACCGCTCGGAAGAACAGGCCATCGTCCGCGAAGAAGAGCTCCGCGACGAGGCCCGCGTGCTCGTTGAAAAGTGCGCCGAGTTCGGCGTCGATGGCACCGTCACGCAGATCAACCCCGGCCCGGTCGTCACCACCTTCGAGTTCCGCCCCGACGCCGGGGTGAAGTACGCCCGCGTCACCGGCCTGGCCGACGACCTCTGCCTCGCCATGGCCGCCGAGTCCATCCTCATCGAGCGCATGGCCGGCAAGTCCACCGTAGGCATCCAGATCCCGAACCACAACCGCGAGACCATCTGGCTGCGCGACGTCGTCGAGTGCGAGTCGTTCGCGCAAAGCAAGTCCAAACTCGCCATCGCTCTCGGAAAAGACATCAACGGAGCCATCGTCACCGCCGATCTCGCCGCCATGCCCCACGTCCTCATCGCCGGTTCCACCGGCTCGGGTAAGTCCGTCGCGATCAACGCCATGATCATGAGCGTCCTCTACAAGAGCACGCCCGAACAAGTCCGCATGATCCTCGTCGACCCCAAGCGCGTCGAGCTCGGCATGTACGAGGGCATCCCCCACCTCTTCACCCCCATCATCACCGAGGCCAAGCTCGCGGCGAACGCCCTCCGCAACGCGGTCCGCGAGATGGAGCGCCGCCTCAAGCTCCTCGCCGCCAACCACGTCCGCAACATCGACCAGTTCAACAAGCTCTTCGCCTCCGGCTCCGAGTACCTCTTCGAGGACGTCAACCAGGAGCCCTTGCCCTACATCATGATCGTCATCGACGAGCTCGCCGACCTCATGATGCTCGACCGCTCCAACGTCGAAGAGTCCATCACCCGCCTCGCCCAGATGGCCCGCGCCGTCGGCATCCACCTCGTCCTCGCCACGCAGCGCCCCTCGGTCGACGTCATCACCGGTCTCATCAAGGCCAACGTTCCCACCCGCATGTCCTTCCGCCTCGCCACCAAGGTCGACTCGCGCACCATCATCGACTCGAACGGCGCCGAGAGCCTGCTGGGCCGCGGCGACATGCTCTTCCTCCCCCCCGGCACCAGCCGTCTCCAGCGCGTCCACGCCCCCTTCGTCACTGAGAAGGAGATCGCCGCCGTTACCGAGTTCTGGCGCGCCCAGGGCGAGGCGGAATACGTCGAAGGCTTCCTCGAAGGCCCCAAGGACGAGAAGGGCGACCACGACGGCTCCGAGCCCTCGGCCGACGACAACGACCCCATGTACGACGACGCCGTCCGCCTCGTCTTCGAGTTCTCCAAGGCCTCAACCAGCCTTCTCCAGCGCCGCCTGCGCATCGGCTACGGCCGCGCCGCCCACCTCATCGACCTCATGGAGCGCGACGGCCTCGTAGGCCCCGCCGACGGCTCCAAGCCCCGCGAGATCCTGAAGTCCGGCAACTGGATCAGCGAAGTCGAGTCCGCCCTCCGCTAG
- a CDS encoding TIGR03435 family protein, translating into MLPIGRFPALPVNDATGLTGVYDITLHFRPEETTSDESAHAPSVFSALQEQLGLKLLPSKGPVETLTVEAARRPEADETRPATCPFATNLPLSHSAGRDPSRPIASRTRIR; encoded by the coding sequence TTGCTCCCGATCGGCCGGTTCCCCGCGTTGCCCGTCAACGATGCAACCGGACTGACCGGCGTCTACGACATCACGCTCCACTTCCGCCCTGAGGAGACCACCAGCGACGAGAGCGCCCATGCCCCGTCCGTCTTCTCCGCCCTGCAGGAACAATTGGGACTGAAGCTGCTACCAAGTAAAGGGCCCGTGGAAACACTCACCGTAGAAGCAGCCCGGAGACCAGAAGCGGACGAAACCCGCCCCGCAACCTGCCCGTTCGCAACAAACCTACCGCTCTCTCACAGCGCAGGGCGCGATCCCTCACGGCCGATTGCGTCCCGCACGCGAATCCGATAG
- a CDS encoding M28 family peptidase has protein sequence MYLLRFRQAAVAATALLLLSSAPAQETAGDKVDVATLAQIKHEAFQDSHVMENLFYMSEVYGPRVNNSRNHRAAAEWAMKQMKEWGLQNVHLEKWPFGYGWQIKKFYGAMETPAYAAFSGFPLAWTPGTNGPITADAMWAPIHSREDFAKYHGKLKGKIVLIFDPAPLTLHTKADAQPSPTDEEILARGPRGGGEGGRRPAAVPGSPEANRDPSGRGRPGEGTWEFTPTSQALSGNRALRNELNAFLKEEAPAVVLTPGYNGDGGTIFSTYGGSENPKDPIPPPMVAIAAEQYNRMVRLLQHNITPKVTFDVQVEYQKEDQNAFNVIGEIPGTTKKDEIVMLGGHFDSWQGGTGATDNGTGSSVAMEAVRILTTLHKPMARTVRIALWGGEEEGVFGSTAYVQQHFAPRDTMKKTPEYDKLDVYFNDDGGSGRFRGVSAGGSPQTAAIFKSWIEPIKDQHIVAVSGAEFRPTLSPGGTDSTAFSWIGLNGIGFMQDSLEYGTRTHHSNADTYDRVQKDDVMQGAMIEAWFTYNAATRPDMLPRIPTPEPLTK, from the coding sequence ATGTATCTGCTCCGCTTCAGGCAGGCAGCCGTTGCCGCCACGGCCCTTCTGCTCCTCTCGTCCGCGCCCGCGCAGGAGACTGCTGGGGACAAAGTCGATGTGGCTACCCTCGCACAGATCAAGCACGAGGCCTTTCAGGACTCCCACGTCATGGAAAACCTCTTCTACATGTCCGAGGTCTACGGCCCGCGCGTCAACAACAGCCGCAACCACCGCGCCGCCGCCGAGTGGGCCATGAAGCAGATGAAGGAGTGGGGTCTCCAGAACGTGCATCTCGAAAAATGGCCGTTCGGCTATGGATGGCAGATCAAGAAGTTCTACGGTGCCATGGAGACTCCGGCCTATGCCGCGTTCAGCGGTTTCCCGCTGGCATGGACACCCGGAACCAACGGCCCCATCACTGCCGACGCGATGTGGGCACCCATCCACTCCAGGGAAGACTTCGCCAAGTATCATGGCAAGCTCAAGGGCAAGATCGTACTGATCTTCGACCCCGCTCCCCTGACCCTCCATACCAAGGCCGACGCACAGCCCTCCCCCACCGATGAGGAGATCCTCGCACGCGGCCCACGCGGTGGCGGAGAAGGTGGTCGCCGCCCAGCCGCCGTTCCCGGTTCGCCCGAAGCCAATCGCGACCCCAGCGGACGCGGTCGCCCCGGCGAAGGCACCTGGGAGTTCACCCCCACGTCGCAGGCTCTCTCCGGCAACCGGGCTCTGCGCAACGAGCTCAATGCCTTCCTGAAGGAAGAAGCTCCAGCCGTAGTGCTGACGCCCGGCTACAACGGCGACGGCGGCACCATCTTCTCTACCTACGGCGGCTCCGAGAACCCCAAGGACCCCATTCCGCCTCCGATGGTCGCCATCGCAGCCGAGCAGTACAACCGCATGGTCCGCCTGCTGCAGCACAACATCACGCCCAAAGTCACCTTCGACGTCCAGGTGGAGTACCAGAAGGAAGACCAGAACGCCTTCAACGTCATCGGGGAGATTCCGGGAACCACGAAGAAAGATGAGATCGTCATGCTCGGCGGCCACTTCGATAGCTGGCAGGGCGGCACCGGAGCCACCGACAACGGCACCGGATCCTCGGTCGCCATGGAGGCCGTGCGCATTCTCACCACGCTGCACAAGCCCATGGCCCGCACCGTCCGGATTGCCCTGTGGGGCGGCGAAGAGGAAGGTGTCTTCGGATCCACCGCCTACGTGCAGCAGCACTTCGCCCCGCGCGACACCATGAAGAAGACCCCGGAGTACGACAAGCTCGATGTGTACTTCAACGACGACGGCGGCTCGGGCAGATTCCGCGGCGTATCGGCCGGAGGCAGCCCGCAGACGGCGGCGATCTTCAAGTCCTGGATCGAGCCGATCAAGGACCAGCACATCGTCGCGGTCTCGGGAGCGGAGTTCAGACCCACCCTCTCGCCCGGCGGCACCGATTCGACCGCCTTCTCGTGGATCGGCCTCAACGGCATCGGTTTCATGCAGGATAGCCTCGAGTACGGTACCCGTACCCACCACTCCAACGCCGACACCTACGATCGCGTGCAGAAGGACGACGTGATGCAGGGTGCCATGATCGAAGCATGGTTCACCTACAACGCGGCCACACGTCCCGACATGCTGCCGCGCATTCCCACCCCGGAGCCTCTGACGAAGTAA
- a CDS encoding metallophosphoesterase encodes MHPGYAVAMENSFAQSPLSRRRFLRQSFAWSALASMPSLQALAAAPVDPHAAHALILGDWGYLDKPGSDAAAFGHGFAAQGMVARGMRHYAQTANLRPDALFALGDNWYGDLPGGAQCPRWTEQFEKLYPAETFPGPVYSMLGNHDYQVMPADTNKVQAELEYARTGKGLDGKPTRWTLPDRWYTFDFPAHKPLIHFIVLDSNMPRPDGTWQHGHDFTLKPEEQAEQLRWFEAQLQKPRTTPFLGVLGHHPIYSNGPHGDHPVLIRDWDPLFRKYKVDLYMAGHDHDLQHLELDGHPTTHFLSGGGGADLYVLKVDGLDRGPYAQQVHGFSHLSVTPKALELRHLDADGRLLYGITRNTAGVVKPLGA; translated from the coding sequence ATGCATCCCGGCTATGCTGTTGCGATGGAAAACTCCTTCGCGCAGAGTCCTCTCTCCCGCCGCCGCTTTCTCCGCCAGAGCTTCGCCTGGAGCGCCCTCGCCTCCATGCCCTCACTCCAGGCTCTTGCGGCTGCGCCCGTCGATCCTCACGCGGCCCACGCCCTCATCCTCGGCGACTGGGGCTACCTCGACAAGCCCGGCTCCGATGCCGCCGCGTTCGGCCACGGCTTCGCGGCCCAGGGCATGGTCGCCCGCGGCATGCGCCACTACGCCCAGACCGCCAACCTCCGCCCCGACGCCCTCTTCGCCCTGGGCGACAACTGGTACGGCGACCTCCCCGGCGGTGCCCAATGCCCCCGCTGGACGGAGCAGTTCGAAAAGCTCTACCCCGCCGAAACCTTCCCCGGCCCCGTCTACTCCATGCTCGGCAATCACGACTACCAGGTCATGCCCGCCGACACCAACAAGGTCCAGGCCGAGCTCGAATACGCGCGCACCGGCAAAGGACTCGACGGCAAACCCACCCGCTGGACCCTCCCCGACCGCTGGTACACCTTCGACTTCCCCGCCCACAAGCCGCTGATCCACTTCATCGTCCTCGACAGCAACATGCCCCGCCCCGACGGCACCTGGCAGCACGGCCACGACTTCACCCTCAAGCCCGAAGAGCAGGCCGAGCAGCTCCGCTGGTTCGAGGCCCAGCTCCAGAAGCCCCGCACCACACCCTTCCTCGGCGTCCTCGGCCATCACCCCATCTACTCCAACGGACCCCACGGCGACCACCCCGTCCTCATCCGCGATTGGGATCCCCTCTTCCGCAAGTACAAGGTTGACCTCTACATGGCCGGCCACGACCACGACCTCCAGCACCTTGAGCTCGACGGCCACCCCACCACCCACTTCCTCTCCGGCGGCGGCGGAGCTGACCTTTACGTTCTCAAGGTCGACGGCCTCGACCGCGGCCCGTACGCCCAGCAGGTCCACGGCTTCAGTCACCTCTCCGTAACCCCCAAGGCCCTCGAACTCCGCCACCTCGACGCCGACGGCCGCCTCCTCTACGGCATCACCCGCAACACCGCAGGTGTCGTCAAGCCGCTTGGAGCCTGA
- a CDS encoding DUF3999 family protein encodes MMLLLSLLLWQTMSDPTVPESLRHERPVLVQSSGQASGQACAVIDPAIFSHAAPSLRDLRLFAAGREIPYAITLSQAAQEEDDRATVLHLRRVEGGVAFDLEMPDRPYTEVRLELGGKDYTVAAKVWGANTPDTEGRELGSYTLFDMTAERLSRQTTISLAESQFRYLHVVLTTAGAMPSVLGAEIPPSREAQTVYTTVAKSVALTKRGTDSVAVFRLPARVPVERIVVVMDAGLRESFSRHVRVTARSDATGSATETIEGEIARVSKGERKLDAMSFPAALGANLQGDATVEVAVENGDQAILPIASIQMEMRRRELCFDAFGGAPMLLYGGDLPGPSYGYAQSFVPAEHPLKARFGLERPNPQFRTLVDERPFWARNGEWLWMGLVLMIGVVGTLGIRYAQRGRW; translated from the coding sequence ATGATGCTTCTGCTGTCGCTTCTTCTGTGGCAGACGATGAGCGACCCGACGGTTCCGGAATCGCTGCGTCATGAGCGTCCGGTGCTGGTCCAAAGCAGTGGACAGGCCAGCGGACAGGCCTGCGCGGTCATCGATCCCGCCATCTTTTCGCATGCCGCGCCCTCGCTGCGCGACCTGAGGCTGTTTGCCGCGGGGCGCGAGATTCCTTATGCCATCACGCTGAGCCAGGCGGCGCAGGAGGAGGATGATCGCGCGACGGTGTTGCATTTGCGGCGGGTGGAGGGAGGGGTGGCCTTCGACCTGGAGATGCCGGATCGTCCTTATACCGAGGTGCGGCTGGAGCTGGGCGGGAAGGACTATACCGTTGCGGCGAAGGTTTGGGGGGCGAATACGCCGGATACGGAGGGTCGGGAGCTGGGGTCGTACACGCTCTTCGATATGACGGCGGAGCGGCTATCGCGGCAGACGACGATCTCGCTGGCGGAGAGCCAGTTTCGATATCTGCATGTGGTGCTGACGACGGCGGGGGCGATGCCTTCGGTGCTGGGCGCGGAGATTCCGCCAAGCCGCGAGGCGCAGACGGTCTATACGACGGTGGCGAAGAGCGTTGCGCTCACGAAGCGTGGGACGGACTCGGTGGCGGTGTTCCGGCTGCCGGCACGGGTTCCGGTGGAGCGGATCGTGGTGGTGATGGATGCGGGGTTGAGGGAGAGCTTCAGCCGGCATGTGCGGGTGACGGCCCGCTCGGACGCGACGGGAAGCGCGACGGAGACGATCGAAGGGGAGATTGCCCGGGTGTCGAAGGGCGAGCGGAAGCTGGATGCGATGAGCTTTCCGGCGGCTCTGGGGGCGAACCTTCAGGGGGATGCGACGGTGGAGGTGGCGGTGGAGAATGGCGATCAGGCGATCCTGCCGATCGCGTCGATTCAGATGGAGATGCGGCGGAGAGAGCTTTGTTTCGACGCGTTTGGGGGCGCTCCGATGCTGCTGTATGGGGGGGATCTGCCGGGTCCGAGCTATGGATATGCGCAGAGCTTTGTGCCTGCGGAGCATCCTCTGAAGGCGCGGTTTGGGCTGGAGCGGCCGAATCCGCAGTTTCGGACGCTGGTGGATGAGAGACCGTTCTGGGCGCGGAACGGGGAGTGGCTTTGGATGGGGCTGGTGCTGATGATCGGGGTGGTGGGGACGCTGGGAATCCGGTATGCGCAGCGGGGGAGATGGTAA
- a CDS encoding Hpt domain-containing response regulator — MQRILVIDDDELSREILIMLLDSDGYATTAAASGDEALADLVPTDIILTDMQMPGLCGDPLGERLRVVYGPHVRLIAMSGSEVPPHKRAHYDGFLLKPFSVADLEALLAHKCAAAQHTETVALDKTTYASLRTAMTHRQVIEMFDFCLADAQKRLSRMAEAVATSDDALYRREAHTIKGGCGMLGALELRELAGKMETQGLAGDGSEIDNIRSRFTDATVRLRRILETTI, encoded by the coding sequence GTGCAACGCATCCTGGTCATCGACGACGACGAACTGAGCCGCGAGATCCTCATCATGCTGCTCGACTCCGACGGCTACGCCACCACGGCCGCCGCCTCGGGCGACGAGGCACTGGCGGATCTCGTCCCAACAGACATCATCCTCACCGACATGCAGATGCCCGGCCTCTGCGGAGACCCGCTCGGTGAGCGCCTGCGCGTCGTCTACGGCCCCCACGTCCGGCTGATCGCCATGAGCGGCAGCGAAGTACCGCCCCACAAACGCGCCCACTACGACGGCTTCCTCTTGAAGCCCTTCTCCGTCGCCGACCTCGAAGCCCTGCTCGCCCATAAGTGCGCCGCCGCGCAACACACCGAAACCGTGGCCCTCGACAAAACCACCTACGCCAGCCTCCGCACCGCCATGACGCACCGGCAGGTTATCGAGATGTTCGACTTCTGTCTCGCCGACGCCCAGAAGCGTCTGTCCCGCATGGCCGAGGCGGTCGCAACCAGCGACGACGCGCTCTACCGGCGCGAGGCCCACACCATCAAGGGAGGATGCGGCATGCTCGGCGCGCTCGAACTGCGAGAGCTTGCAGGGAAGATGGAAACCCAGGGCCTGGCGGGGGATGGTAGCGAAATCGACAACATCCGCAGCCGATTCACCGATGCGACTGTCCGGCTTCGGCGTATCCTTGAAACTACTATCTGA
- a CDS encoding response regulator transcription factor, translating to MATKQVAKRAEPPIHSAPTIRIVVADDHPVVRFGVKNMLMNEAGFEVVGEAEDGDVAITQVLELEPDILLLDLQMPRLPGLEAMRAIMSRSPRVKIILLTSTISTQQIIEALQIGARGIVLKDSVAGDLSQSLRAVLSGDYWIGGERVVNLLKALHELMQKAAAVPEKKTYGLTPRELEVVTCIVEGCSNKDIAKQYTISEETVKRHLSNIFDKTGVSTRLELALFAISHKLVDPNA from the coding sequence ATGGCAACGAAGCAGGTCGCGAAGAGAGCAGAGCCGCCGATCCACTCCGCCCCAACGATCCGCATCGTCGTGGCGGATGACCACCCCGTCGTTCGGTTCGGCGTCAAGAACATGCTCATGAACGAGGCGGGGTTCGAGGTCGTCGGCGAGGCCGAGGACGGCGACGTCGCCATCACCCAGGTTCTCGAGCTCGAACCCGACATCCTTCTGCTCGATCTGCAGATGCCCCGGCTCCCCGGCCTCGAGGCCATGCGCGCCATCATGAGCCGCAGCCCCCGCGTCAAGATCATCCTGCTGACCAGCACCATCTCCACCCAGCAGATCATCGAGGCACTCCAGATCGGCGCACGCGGCATCGTCCTGAAAGACTCGGTCGCCGGAGACCTCTCGCAATCCCTCCGCGCTGTCCTCAGCGGCGACTACTGGATTGGCGGCGAGCGCGTCGTGAACCTCCTCAAGGCTCTCCACGAGCTGATGCAGAAGGCCGCCGCGGTCCCCGAAAAGAAGACCTACGGCCTCACCCCGCGCGAACTCGAAGTCGTCACCTGCATCGTCGAGGGCTGCTCGAACAAGGACATCGCGAAGCAATACACGATCTCGGAAGAGACGGTAAAGCGCCACCTGTCGAACATCTTCGACAAGACCGGCGTCTCCACGCGTCTCGAACTCGCCCTCTTCGCCATTAGCCACAAGCTGGTCGATCCCAACGCGTAG